A window from Temnothorax longispinosus isolate EJ_2023e chromosome 1, Tlon_JGU_v1, whole genome shotgun sequence encodes these proteins:
- the LOC139814713 gene encoding uncharacterized protein produces the protein MSPTIPILSALLLSLISGSAEGGQRTGFDLSLRQTLGYWWKMYKAYKDEMALGYCWAEYLFKNLQPNGGLQTNVSVPSSAATWNDSDTIVGTTKSQEGLFPQNVTVKNAVTPFGETQEGQHPREQRLQSTTSKSINDPDEHRVKRVASRSKTIQRRKRWTMNKIGRVSRAVSSNYTERNNEIDEKERIASTVDYAKKRQRTLSIVMAELWREVLGEDGHESSSRGTGSHAVNPTPNSRYDDKVDFGSTDLGEEDSRRKVLRPLTSHRDSIAEDALASRSFSLKVIRGVIQRFPFRSSSSSQKRNLRVDEMLSDPWAPREDHEIEDDPAGPRDPLNNDGSSSTPSRSQFRRVNASAEHPRTSVVKLMDFEGNSSRNPTINSKTSRRKPEELSRDSLLSPHGGRAIAERSFLESPGSGGKAVKRNAFMQFKTVSGSDTKKRDSQRPREEESSRDGRDVSTAIHPSFLSEFRRSRRQALHENHSFLPDPTIPRKSRQDNDLVRTARSVPSLSNDRRFIGDYEGSTNQSAQHSKLIALRTSRNSNELSLAEKPTMRTFIIAAFRTLVLFIEVGRLIMDAVQANTILLCTKEYIWKKFIKWIEAEAEHSLTNFMDAI, from the exons ATGTCGCCCACGATTCCGATACTTTCCGCTCTGCTGCTCTCGTTGATATCAGGATCAGCGGAGGGCGGACAGAGGACGGGTTTCGATCTGTCGTTGCGACAAACTCTTGGATATTGGTGGAAAATGTACAAGGCATACAAAGACGAGATGGCTCTCGGTTATTGCTGGGCGGAGTATTTGTTCAAGAATCTCCAACCAAACGGCGGATTGCAGACGAATGTATCCGTGCCGTCGTCCGCCGCGACGTGGAATGATTCCGACACGATCGTCGGGACGACGAAAAGCCAGGAGGGTCTATTTCCGCAAAACGTAACGGTCAAAAATGCGGTGACGCCGTTCGGAGAGACGCAGGAAGGACAACATCCACGAGAGCAACGGTTGCAATCTACTACTTCCAAGTCCATAAACGATCCTGACGAACATCGAGTGAAACGAGTCGCTTCGCGATCGAAGACAATTCAAAGGCGAAAGAGATGGACGATGAATAAAATCGGGCGAGTTTCACGAGCTGTATCGAGTAATTATACGGAACGGAATAATGAAATTGATGAAAAGGAAAGAATTGCGTCGACGGTGGATTACGCGAAGAAGAg ACAGCGAACGCTCTCGATTGTGATGGCGGAACTTTGGCGGGAGGTTCTAGGAGAGGACGGTCACGAGTCTTCATCCCGCGGGACCGGTTCGCACGCCGTTAATCCGACGCCTAATTCCAGGTACGATGACAAAGTCGATTTCGGATCGACGGATCTTGGGGAGGAGGATTCGCGTCGTAAAGTTTTACGTCCGCTGACGAGCCATCGTGACTCCATCGCTGAGGACGCTCTCGCGTCGCGTTCATTTTCACTCAAAGTTATCCGTGGAGTTATCCAGCGGTTTCCCTTTCgatcgtcctcgtcgtcgcaaaaaagaaatttgagaGTAGACGAGATGCTATCTGATCCCTGGGCGCCGCGGGAAGATCACGAAATCGAGGACGATCCCGCAGGACCCCGAGACCCTTTGAACAACGACGGAAGTTCCTCGACGCCGTCGCGCTCGCAGTTCCGCCGAGTAAACGCGAGCGCCGAGCATCCTCGTACGAGTGTCGTAAAGTTGATGGATTTCGAGGGAAATTCATCGCGCAATCCGACGATAAATTCGAAAACGTCCCGTCGGAAGCCCGAGGAATTATCTCGCGATTCGCTTTTATCGCCTCACGGCGGAAGAGCCATTGCCGAGCGATCGTTTCTCGAATCTCCAGGAAGTGGAGGAAAGGCTGTTAAAAGGAACGCATTCATGCAATTCAAAACGGTCAGCGGAAGCGACACGAAGAAGCGAGACTCTCAGCGACCGAGGGAAGAGGAGAGCTCGAGGGACGGAAGGGACGTTTCGACGGCAATACATCCGTCCTTTTTGTCGGAATTCAGACGATCGCGCCGACAAGCGCTTCACGAAAATCATAGCTTTCTCCCCGATCCGACAATCCCGCGGAAATCGAGACAGGACAACGACCTCGTTCGAACCGCGAGGAGCGTACCTTCGTTATCTAACGATAGACGATTTATCGGAGATTACGAGGGCTCGACAAACCAGTCGGCTCAACACTCAAAGCTAATCGCCTTGCGAACTTCTCGAAATTCAAATGAATTATCTCTTGCCGAGAAACCTACTATGCGTACGTTTATTATCGCTGCTTTCAGGACTTTGGTACTGTTCATTGAAGTGGGCCGACTGATCATGGATGCCGTGCAAGCAAATACGATTCTTCTCTGCACAAAGGAATACATAtggaagaaatttattaaatggatAGAAGCGGAAGCAGAACACTCTTTGACAAATTTTATGGATGCTATCTAA